Proteins from one Halovivax limisalsi genomic window:
- a CDS encoding amphi-Trp domain-containing protein: MVADDDASEAEAESTETPDGNEDTEHEGERVMGRSDGAAILREVASGVENGEIDIEGANGFTAAIPERFELEVEYEVGDDEAELEVELEWPIEDGEAVSVDAE, encoded by the coding sequence ATGGTCGCAGACGACGATGCGTCCGAGGCCGAAGCGGAATCGACGGAGACGCCCGACGGCAACGAGGACACCGAACACGAGGGCGAGCGAGTGATGGGACGCTCCGACGGGGCGGCGATCCTGCGCGAGGTCGCCTCCGGCGTCGAGAACGGTGAAATCGACATCGAAGGGGCGAACGGCTTCACGGCCGCAATTCCGGAACGCTTCGAACTCGAGGTGGAGTACGAGGTCGGCGACGACGAAGCCGAACTCGAAGTCGAACTCGAGTGGCCGATCGAAGACGGCGAGGCGGTATCGGTCGACGCCGAGTAG
- a CDS encoding DUF7344 domain-containing protein has protein sequence MSHRVVKSLGDREGWVAVADLASDLATASDGDRADTASETASDRDAERRRYRIRLHHVDLPALADRGVIVWHRTEGVVRLSDRSANAAAGPFDRDAAERSERGITDPQRRAVLDIVREAAPKPVTRDHLAREVAPSGDAAGDAATERVAIQLHHCHLPKLDEAGVIRYDSEAGSVSYRGPTESPAVQSAE, from the coding sequence GTGAGCCACCGAGTCGTCAAGTCCCTCGGTGACCGGGAGGGGTGGGTCGCCGTTGCCGATCTCGCTAGCGACCTCGCAACCGCGTCAGACGGGGACCGGGCCGATACCGCGTCCGAGACGGCGTCCGATCGCGACGCGGAGCGACGACGATATCGGATTCGACTCCACCACGTCGACCTGCCCGCACTGGCCGATCGGGGCGTCATCGTCTGGCATCGAACGGAGGGCGTCGTTCGGCTATCCGATCGGAGTGCGAACGCCGCTGCGGGCCCGTTCGACCGCGACGCGGCGGAGCGATCCGAGCGCGGGATCACCGATCCGCAGCGTCGAGCCGTCCTCGATATCGTCCGCGAAGCGGCACCGAAGCCGGTGACGCGGGATCACCTGGCCCGCGAGGTTGCTCCGTCTGGCGACGCGGCGGGGGACGCAGCGACCGAACGGGTCGCCATCCAGCTTCACCACTGTCACCTCCCGAAACTCGACGAGGCGGGCGTCATCCGCTACGACAGCGAGGCGGGTTCGGTTTCGTACCGCGGCCCGACAGAGTCCCCCGCCGTTCAGTCCGCGGAGTAA
- a CDS encoding class I SAM-dependent methyltransferase, which yields MDRRREVRRTYERIGSHFAETRAYAWPEVEAFVEDIPRSLDDADARTDPIIGLDLGCGNCRHAEVLASHVDRVVGVDVSRSLLDAGRERARERSFADALDPLQADAARLPIGTDAVDCGLYVATLHHLPTMETRRASLDELARVLDAGGRALVSVWSTAHDRFDDRSEADTTGFDTTVEWTLPGGTVVDRFYHIYAPDEFERDLAASGLDVLAREMSSGNCYATVAGPDA from the coding sequence ATGGACCGGCGCCGCGAGGTCAGGCGAACCTACGAGCGCATCGGGAGTCACTTCGCCGAGACGCGAGCGTACGCGTGGCCGGAGGTGGAAGCGTTCGTCGAGGATATCCCGCGCAGCCTCGACGACGCGGACGCGAGGACGGACCCGATAATCGGTCTCGACCTCGGCTGCGGCAACTGTCGCCACGCCGAAGTGCTCGCCTCGCACGTGGATCGCGTCGTCGGCGTCGACGTCAGCCGCTCGCTCCTCGACGCGGGACGCGAGCGAGCCCGCGAGCGATCCTTCGCGGACGCGCTCGACCCGCTCCAGGCCGACGCCGCGCGTCTCCCGATCGGGACGGATGCCGTCGACTGCGGCCTCTACGTCGCGACGCTTCACCACCTGCCCACCATGGAAACCCGACGGGCCAGCCTCGACGAACTGGCGCGGGTACTCGACGCGGGCGGCCGCGCACTCGTTTCGGTCTGGTCGACCGCCCACGACCGCTTCGACGACCGGAGCGAGGCGGACACAACCGGCTTCGATACGACGGTCGAGTGGACGCTGCCGGGCGGGACGGTCGTCGACCGGTTCTACCACATTTACGCGCCCGACGAGTTCGAACGCGACCTCGCGGCGAGCGGTCTCGACGTGCTCGCGCGGGAG
- a CDS encoding YegP family protein, which yields MIADSGEGYDRKAGARKGIESAKRNASDAAVVVRE from the coding sequence ATCATCGCGGACAGCGGTGAAGGATACGACCGGAAGGCTGGCGCCCGGAAGGGCATCGAGAGCGCGAAACGAAACGCCTCCGATGCGGCCGTCGTCGTGAGAGAGTGA